The window cattaaaaatatttttgggcAGCATATTATTGTAAAATTGTGGTTAATATTGAGTGATTTAGTAAGTACCCTGTACACAGTAGAGTAGTCCATTAAGTTTGTTGATGTATTCCATGCATGTTTCTCTTATCCCCCACCCtatcaaataaaaatgtcaagGCTATCTGTAAACACATCTGTCTCACAGCAGTCAATGTTGATTCTGTTGTCATGACAAGTATGTATGTGCTCTGATGAGACATAGATCCAAGGGAGCTGAGTGTCCACTTGTCTGTATGAAGCATTGCAAGCAAGCAGCTTTTTATCAGTATATTTGTGGAACGCGACTCAAAGGTGGCACAAAATGTCAAGGCAGTTAGACATGGGGTATGTTACAATTAACCTTGACTGGACAAGGTCTTTCTGGGTGTTTAAAGAGAAGGGCAAGTTGAGTAGTGAGCCATGGTCATCATAAAAGGCAAGCAGTCGCTTAAAATTTagatatacagtgaggtcaataagcatttgatcaccctgtgattttgcaagttctcctacttagaaatcatggaggggtctacaattttcagcatacagtaggtgaatttctactgtgagagacagaatctaaaaagaaaaatccagaaatcacattgtatgatttttcaactatttatttgtgaattactgtgtcaaataagtgcACAGTAATTCTgtgtcttccaacatgacaatgaaccaaagcacacagccaggaaaaccaaggagtggctctgtaagaagcatatggactatttaagagcaaaataacaggtctttgagggtcagaaatctggctgataagcaagtgatcataTACTTATTTGACAAAgtaattcaaaaataaattgttaaaaaaattatacactgaaaaaaatgacactttGGATCAACTTTAATTTGTTACAAgcaatttctttttactttttctcaaATCAAATGTCAGAATActatttaaggtttaattttgattaaatataaatatatttgtaagttttcccaaagcaaaaataaattcatccatccaaattaaaaacaaaagttgtaACAATGCCTTAGGCcagtaaaacaaatttttcgaCTTTGTAAGAACTTGATTTTCActttagaaacatttaaaatttttaatttaaaatacactgaaaaaaatgatactttgaaataacttattttttttaaattcaagttgttacaagcaatttttttactttctctcaaatcaaatgttagaatattatttaaggtttaattttgattaaatataaatgtatttgtaaGTTTTCCCAAAGCAAAAGAAATCCATCGATCCAAATCAGAAACAAAAGTTATTACAATGCCTTAGGCCagtaaaacttatttttctactttctaATAACTTGATTAGAAAAACCtaaaatttaacattatatttaagtttagtGTTAACCTTGAAAGAAACAACTTACATTCATGTAGTATAAAGTAATAGGAGTAAATTATAGTAGtaatctttttcattattctcaaGTTAAGAGTATGATTACGtacaaacttaattttatgaattatacataaaaatcaatatatagtctttttctaaaataaataaatttaattatctCTAAGccaaaaaagttcatttatgtagagaagttacatttatgaataaagcaacctttaaaaaaataattacgtTTAAAAATGAAGATAATGAACACAGAAGTTCtcctccaaaaacatttattaccatccttgaaacaatacattaccttttctttttgttgtactattatttctccaattaaaagataaatgtaacaaaaataaaaaataaaaatcaaacaatgcaattttattaacttaattttaaGAACTGTATAAACCTATTTACCAACCATGTAAAATCTGACAACTGTTTAACAAATAAAGTGaccaaaattttatattttactgtcaATAAGCTATACGTTTCCTAAATATTTTCTACAGGGCCacaaatgtgtgtttgagtttACCAAGATAGCTCAAGTTTAGCGCATAGATGAGGCCAAACAACATGGAACATTCATGTGTGACTGATGGAAACTCAGTAAGTCACAATCCCGATTTCATGTAGTGGTTGAAGACAGTCCTCTTTCTACCTGAGGACAAACAGGGTTATTTCTGCCTGAGCGTCATCTTTCTgaacaacctaataaaagaaaggacATTTGTTAGACAAGTTGCTATATTTGGCAAAACAGTGTCtgatgtatgcatgtataaataaattaatgctccctatgagtgcaaaaaaacccaaaaaaacacCTAGGATTATGGTGCATcaagttaaatgtaattatggCAATGAATAGACCGAAACAACTggcatacatatacacacacacattatattgccaaaagtactggctcgcctgccttcacatgcattcagtatgaacttgagtaacatccacttcttaatccataggatttaatatgatgttggcttTTTGCAGATATAACAGCTTTTGTGAagtctttccacaaggtttaggagcatgtatgtaactaatgttaatacatactatgatttaaaaaaaataatggccctgtgtaaaggtTGTGCTGCAGCTAATAATGCCAATGACCTCATATTTGTCAATATGAAGGGGCAGAGGTAGTTGTGTAGTTTTTGGATGTTGGTATACTGAACCTCAcatgttcaaaccccagcaccaccaagctgccacctGGACCTTTGAGCAATGCTAATTTATCAATTCAGTAACATTTTTCAGTTCTAAGGTTGAAATGCCTTATGAACAAATGCTTACCAGTGCTTAATCAGTTGGTCCACATCTTCCACTaaatacaccataagacatttcaggagatactctcatacattcacctccaggatctgggcatttaaaaacaaacatagtattGTTGGTTATGTTAGGCTTGTGAAGCGTGATAAAATAAACATGGCAGACATTGAAACCTGTATTCAGACAGCATACACTAACCTGTGAACAAGttaaacttaaatgttttattctgctagTAATTTAGTGCATCACAGCCAACTTGATTTGGATGCCTTGCTCAGCTCCTGTGGCTTCACttcacaatattatatatatatatatatataaatataattcgacaccaagctaatttctgcttttttgagCAAGTACATACCAGATCAAGAACTTGAAAATGAAGATTATATCTCTGGTATTCTCTCTGACAAGTCCTCCCTTGTTTCTGATTATCTCAATGAGTTTGTAGCGTTGCTTGTTCAAGAAAACCAGCAATCTTGCTTGAAGTGGAGCAGTTATAATTCGCAGAAactcattacaaaaaaaaaaaaaaaaaaaaattggattggCTTAAGTTCTTAGCAAatcttaattacagtatgtacagaaagaatccccccccacacacacatctttaaaataactgcattctgtTGCTTTGTAAGTACTCACTACttataatacaataaaccaATGAACATAATTCAGTTTCGCAGGATAATTGAAATTATTCTCTGATATTACCAGATAATTCAACTACTAATTTTCAGTGCTTCATTATTTTGAGggagtttattttaggataATTAGATTACGCTGACATTTACTAAATTCACAGCAATTCTATTGTATTATTTCCATTTCAAAATTtatccacataatgtttttatttgtgaattCTGGGACTTGATTTCTGCAGTATGGGTAAAATAATGCCCTTTCAGAAAAGCTAACAGACctgtaaacacaaaagtgaaaaagtcacaaaaataaatgtgagttttatttcacatttaatttacatggttaATTTAATTGGTCGACTTGTGGACTGTTGTACTTGTAGTAACGTTAAATCAACATGTCAAATTGCTGCCAGTGTTGGGGATTATACactgaaacattaaaaacgtgtaataaagtgttaccaGTATGTCAGGGACATGTGGTAATGCCCCGTTTCATACGAGGGAATATAGTTTTAGAgatattacattacttacacATTGGCACGTCCAGAAGGTTTTAAACATAACTATAAGTACACTACAAACAGCACTCACTCTAAATTGGCTTGTTATATGTTTAGGTCACTTTCCTATCCATTTTTACGGTACTTAAATATGATTAATTTCATGTTATTTGGCACAGCCGACTTGGCGTAGGTGTTTTTGAAAATATCCGCGTTGGTTAGCTAATGCTAATGTAGGTCATATAGGTGTTTTTAGCTGGTAAACACACCGGGACACAAAATGCAATCTAGCAAACACAGACGCAAAACTCAATCTACAAAGTAGTTGTCCctgacataaatcataaatttgcTCATGGAAGATATACATTTAACATAGAAATGACATGAATTTGCTTTCTtacctgttgttttctttgaaaaactaTGAGCGCCAGCAAACGTGATTCAGTCCGCGATAACACTACGTCATGAGGTCACGTGACACGGCAAACCTTTGGTTTGCAGCAGAAAGGTCGTTTGAGTGAACGgattacatttaagtttaaacaGGGGCTGCgatgtttgcttttaagcaaCATAAAAATATCAGTTTTGTATAGGAAATCAAAAATTTTAATAAGATCAATGTGGAAGCATACTTTGTAtcaatgacacagcagtttCACTTTTTCAGTGTACAATGTGAtatccggatttttctttttagattctgtcgctcacagtggaaatgcatctATGccaaaaattgtagacccctccatgatttctaagtaagagagcAAAATCACatggtgatcaaatacttattgacctcactttTTATCTGAAATGAAGACATATATACATGATAATTGTTACCACACAGATGTTGATGATTTTCAAACTACCCCACcacgttttatttttaatttcctaCAAATTGAGATTTGCCAAcgattaaaatttttaacatatttttcaACTTACAGTTAAGATTACAGTTATAGTTACAGTTGTTGTAGAATGTCTGCAAGACTACCTAGTTCTTCTTTTCTCTATAAACTTGCTATAAATATTAGTGTTCCAATATGCACAGGTGCTGGAGCTCCTGCCTTAGAAACCTATGAAGTGATCTACTAGAATCTACTAGAAGTACatatacttttttactttttaactgTGTCTTTCTCTTCCCATATGAGTAGATGAAGGAACGGATTGTGGGTTGGATCAGTAAAATCTATTATgtgaaatcaaaataaatatccaataaataaaaatattgtgtttaGGGTAACCTGTAAACTGATCAGTCATAAGACTAAAAACATTAGGTTTAAAACTTAAAGTTACCATTATGTTTTATGAaaatcctcatttgggtgattagacagcaggaattgatctgcagtcatactaagaaaattaaatcagtgaaatattttaagcagTTAATATTCTTTATATTGAAACAGCCTTTTTTAGAATTTTACTAAACCAAACAACATGACTGACATTAAATATgccatttttatgtaaatatatggGGTATAGAATAGTCAAGTTTGTATCTTATGTATTACACAACAATACCTATTTGCAGCACAATATACATTTGCAGACCTTTATTCCAGATCTATAAAGCTTCTATACtttttgtaaacaaacaaaaaactaagtATGGAAAAAACAGATGCACTAGGTGCACTACCTGTATTCGGAAATAAaccttatttagtttttttaactgtattttttttttttttgttttgttgggcTAAAAATGCCCTATAATGATAAGAATAGAAGATATTTCCAAATGTGGTCTCtcatatattttgttttgctaATGGGTTTTGTATAGCTATTACCAACTATACTAATAattagggttaattataatcaaAATCATCAAAAGAGACTTTTTAtatcatcttttatttttgtaacaaaagtaaatgataaaaagtagaataaatgtacatttatgtattttgttcATAATGCCTTAAATATCAATTtcactgcattaaaaaaaatgaaatactcTGTATTGAAACTGTAAACAAGTCCTCAAGAATCACAGCGAACTTTTCAGTCAGGAAAGGCTTGTTGGCGAAATGCTtatagcagtttttttttttttatctgttactTGTTTGTTCACAACCACATGGTAAAACCCTGACCTGAGTTCTGGTCCCATTAATTGCGGGATATAACCAAACGTGGCATGTGTTGCCATTTTATAAAGCAAAACGGCAGAACCAACCTGTATTGTCACGTCGTTCTGAGTGTTCAAATACAGAGTACACTAATCGTGTTTAGCATATGACACAGCGATCCTTGGTGCTTTGATGTAAGGCTTTCTCCTTAACGTACATGAGGTCGCTGTGTACACTTGGCCGCCTTGCAAAAGGAGCGACAATACCGTACGCATCACCACCATCCTTAAACTTACGATGGCGCAGGCATTTTCTGTGCAGCAAATCACCACACTGCAGCGAGATCTTTCGGTGGCGATCCGGGCTCATCTCATGAGGCAGTTTGGCAATGGTAAAAAGTGTGTGAAACATGACATACACATTTGTGTTGTGCTTGGCTGATACTTCGAAATAAGCACAGTGCACATCCCCCGCTACCAGTCGTTCAACCTCATCCTTTGAAACCTCACGGGTGAACTCACGATCACACTTGTTGCCACAGATGATCAGTGGCACATTGATGCTCTCCTTTGTCCTGGTTTTTAGGCCTGACTTAGTCTCGAAGATTTGCCTTTTGAGTTGCTGCACTTCCTGAAAAGAGGCTCGATTGTCCAAGCTAAACACCAGGATGAAAACATCACCTGAAAGTATGGTGAACGATATTTTAGTCATCATACACATGCATAAGGTTTCTCATGCAAAAGGTGCATGTGGGCAGTTGTATTCAAACCGTTTGCGGTATGCGATCCTATTCATGTTTAGTATGAAGTATAATGTAGTAAACTATTTAGACACTAAACTTTTTTTACTGCGCTGTACTAATTCATTCTTCCatcaaattataaaattaaattctaaGGACTGAATCCACTGCATATAGGCAcattttaattgtgtgtgtgtgtggggggggggggggtatttaaCAGTTAGGTGAGGAAGGAACAACATGATTAAGGGAGTGTAGTAAATTTTCTTTCAGCTGCTTCCGTCAAGGGGTTGCACAGCAGACTATTCGAGAAGCACAGAACTAGGCAAAGGTATTAATACATACGAAagtatcaataataataataataataataattattattgttattattatttttaagattttttaaattaattattattattattattattattattattggtactTTCAGcccctactactactactactaatttaGTAACATTCCGGTTCTAATTTACACTGTTATCGATCAGCTAGAGATAAACTCTTACCTGTCAGGATGGAGAGTCTCCTTATGGCTGGAAAGGGATGGTTTCCGGACGTGTCCAGGATGTCAAGCTGATAGACGTCTCCGCGTATGCTATAGAACTTGCGGTGGAAATCCTCGATGGTCGGCGTGTAATGATCATCGAAACGCTCGTTAAGGAAGCGAGAGATGATTGCCGTCTTACCCACTTTGGTGGATCCGAGCACGACCATGCGATAGCAGTTCTTATCTGGAATGTCGAGGTCACGCTCTGGCAGAGACATCTTCTTACTCATGACTTCTGCATGCGTACACTCAGATAATCATCCGGAGGAGTTTCAAACAGATCTCAATGGGGTTCGTTTGTGGTTGCTGACACTGTAAATCCGTGGTGTATTTATAGAAACAAAAATGACAATACGCCTCCTTTTACCTCACCGATGACGCAGCCAgacttaaagtgtgtgtgtgtgtgtgggcgggcGCGCCTAAAGGAAATTAGATAGATAATTAAAATACTCCAAGGGAAGAAACGATTGGTGATaagcaaattaattttattaaacttgCTTATAACTTCAATGCAGTCTAAGACAAAATACAATTAAACCCAGAGGGAAATGCCACTTTTTGACTGCAATCTCATGTTTTAACCAAAGCAATTCTTACTTTAAAGCACCATGTCTTCAGTTGTCAGAAAGTttctaaatatattatatatagttagTGCAAAAATGGCACTGTTTCATGCTAATTGAACCCTACACTACTAAGCCATCCCAGATAGCACAACTTTGTTGGCCCAAAATATTAATAACCTTTTGTCAGTGCTCTGACATGGGCCAACgatagttcaattcaattcaattcaattttttttgtatagcacttttaacaagtGACATTGTCGCAAGGcagatttacacaatcaaaagaactatttaagtttgtatggaatatGAAAGTATATGAATCCAAattataagattgtccctgatgagcaagccgaggacgacggtgacagtggtaaggaaaaactccatgagatggtaataggaagaaaccttgagaggaaccagacttaacagggaacccatacttatttgggtgaaaacggatagcagggattgatctgcataaaactatgtgagactggaagttcagtataacagttgatgtgttaaattaaatggagaccagtttgttcctggaggctcaggtagactgtagtaAATTCCAGTCccgaactattgagcgactaaaGTCACAGGTACTCAGAGCttagctgtctgcatcagtcgagtaCAGGACcgtctttgtggaaaagtggaaccatccccagtcaccacacgcatcccaggcagaccacacggggcatccatgcgacgagatttccaaccagaagcaggaatCCAGGACGAGTAAGACAGGGCCAgggggcagaggaggtctggatctgCCTCTTTGCTCCTAACTACAGTTGGTTTAATATTACTCCTAATGAGATGTACAGGGGTTGCCAATGAAAatgaaacgcctggttttagaccacaataattaattagtgtggtgtagggcctccttttgcggccaataAAGCATCAATTCGTCTTGGAAATGACAGATACAGGTCccgcacagtggccagagggattttgagccattcttattgcagaatagtggccaggtcgcTACGTAATTCTGGTGGAGGAAGATGCAGAGTCACCTGATACAAAAGACAGTCTGAGGCAATGGGTAATTTGtttgtatgcatttatttttatccaccTTGCTGAGAGAAAAAGTGGTTGTACTAGGTATTCATTTTGTAGTTTATCATCATAATGTTTACATGTATTTTCTTAgattgtacaaataaaattaataaataaatttctgaagatataaatgcattttcttattattagcGCTGATGAAAAGagtctaatttaatttccaactttgccattatctactgaaccaaCATTGTGCCAACGTTTTGCCAACCTATCTTTGGCACCACCAATAAGCCAATGTTGGGCCAATGGACAAAATGATATTGGGCCATTCACTGATGCCAACATTGGCTCAACGTATGCACAGCCGTTCTTGAAATTGGGGGTTTGACCTtcagaaacatgtggaaatgttggATGCTACAGTCTAGTACAGAATAGATGTACACCTATTAGAGGATATTGTCAATGGTTGCTGTTTATACACCTTCTTGCCAAAACAAGTCACCATCAAAGTTATCTTTTAATCTTTTACCATCAAATTTCTTtcaatcagaaaaaaattgcTTGAATTGGGTTCATTATTAAAACCAGAAACGATTGTGCTGAATTGTCAAATGTGGTGGGAAAACAATCATGAATGACAACGATTGGGtcacttaaatgtttaattaatttgtattcTAAAGAAATGGAATACATGGAAGTAACGAAAGTGACCTatgttttgtaaaacattttcttaCACTGTTGTATAAGAGCAtttctacacacacagtatgaggaGAACACActgttgattgtgtaaagctgctttgggacaatgacaattattaaaagcgctatacaaataaaattgaattggattGAATTGAACACACAGCATTTGAACTAACTATTCGTGGCCTAGGAAAACAGCTTGTTAGTGAATTTTATTGGAGAGTTCAGGGGTTGGGCTGAAACAACTGGTGGCCTACCCGGATGGCCTTATGCACATGCACTAAGCAGGACCCCACCGCCATTTCTCGTTCAATTGCAAGTAAATGTTCAGGAACTAAAGTgaattttttcacacacacacacacacacacacacacacacacacacacaaaaaaaaaaaaaaaaaaaaaaacatgagagtGAACTGCAGTAACAACCATAA of the Clarias gariepinus isolate MV-2021 ecotype Netherlands chromosome 16, CGAR_prim_01v2, whole genome shotgun sequence genome contains:
- the LOC128545005 gene encoding dexamethasone-induced Ras-related protein 1-like is translated as MSKKMSLPERDLDIPDKNCYRMVVLGSTKVGKTAIISRFLNERFDDHYTPTIEDFHRKFYSIRGDVYQLDILDTSGNHPFPAIRRLSILTGDVFILVFSLDNRASFQEVQQLKRQIFETKSGLKTRTKESINVPLIICGNKCDREFTREVSKDEVERLVAGDVHCAYFEVSAKHNTNVYVMFHTLFTIAKLPHEMSPDRHRKISLQCGDLLHRKCLRHRKFKDGGDAYGIVAPFARRPSVHSDLMYVKEKALHQSTKDRCVIC